A window of Aeromicrobium sp. A1-2 contains these coding sequences:
- a CDS encoding ABC-F family ATP-binding cassette domain-containing protein has protein sequence MGHLDISSVSFTLSDGRPLLDEISLRVGEGMKVALIGPNGSGKTTLTRIVTGDLQPHGGAVTASGGLGVMRQFVGSMRDESTVRDLLISVAPPPVRHAAAEVDRTELLMMERDDEADQMAYAQALVDWGDAGGYEHESTWDMCTMAALGVPFQQAQWRAVTTLSGGEQKRLVLEALLRGPEQVLLLDEPDNYLDVPAKRWLEEQLVESPKTVLFVSHDRELIERVAGRIATLEPGAAGSSLWVHPGRFSTYLQARIDRNAKLEERRLRWDEERAKLKALVLMYRQKAAYNSDMAARYQAAQTRLERFEREGPPEAVPIAQNLRMRLEGGRTAKRAVTAEQVELTGLMKPFDLEIWFGERVAVLGSNGSGKSHFLRLLAAGGSRPDVEHEPVGDVIPPPVDHTGMAKLGSRVRPGWFAQTHEHPSLLGRTLLEILHHGDGHRRGMGHEGSAKALDRYGLAKAGDQVFEQLSGGQQARFQILLLELSHATVLLLDEPTDNLDLHSAEALEQALSTFEGTVVAVTHDRWFARGFDRFLVFGADGQVYESDEPVWDETRVRRKR, from the coding sequence GTGGGACATCTCGACATCAGCTCCGTCAGCTTCACACTGTCCGACGGACGACCCCTGCTCGACGAGATCAGCCTGCGCGTCGGCGAGGGAATGAAGGTTGCGCTGATCGGTCCCAACGGCAGCGGCAAGACGACTTTGACCCGGATCGTGACGGGAGACCTGCAGCCTCACGGGGGCGCGGTGACGGCCTCCGGCGGTCTGGGGGTCATGCGCCAGTTCGTGGGATCGATGCGGGACGAGTCGACGGTCCGCGACCTGCTGATCTCGGTCGCGCCGCCGCCCGTGCGGCATGCTGCCGCCGAGGTCGACCGCACCGAGCTGCTGATGATGGAGCGTGACGACGAGGCCGACCAGATGGCGTACGCACAGGCGCTGGTCGACTGGGGCGACGCCGGCGGCTACGAGCACGAGTCGACGTGGGACATGTGCACCATGGCTGCCCTCGGAGTGCCATTCCAGCAGGCGCAGTGGCGGGCCGTCACGACGTTGTCCGGCGGTGAGCAGAAGCGGCTCGTGCTGGAGGCGTTGCTGCGGGGGCCCGAGCAGGTCCTGCTGCTTGACGAGCCCGACAACTACCTCGACGTGCCGGCCAAGCGGTGGCTCGAGGAGCAACTCGTCGAGTCGCCCAAGACCGTGCTGTTCGTGAGTCACGATCGTGAGCTGATCGAGCGTGTAGCCGGACGGATCGCGACGCTCGAGCCCGGCGCGGCTGGAAGCTCGCTATGGGTCCATCCCGGGCGTTTCTCGACGTACCTCCAGGCGCGGATCGACCGCAACGCCAAGCTCGAGGAGCGGCGGCTCCGCTGGGACGAGGAGCGGGCCAAGCTCAAGGCGCTGGTGCTGATGTATCGGCAGAAGGCGGCCTACAACTCCGACATGGCTGCCCGCTACCAGGCCGCGCAGACCCGGCTCGAGCGGTTCGAGCGCGAGGGTCCTCCCGAGGCCGTCCCGATCGCCCAGAACCTTCGGATGCGGCTCGAGGGGGGCCGCACGGCCAAGCGGGCGGTGACTGCCGAGCAGGTTGAGCTGACCGGGCTCATGAAACCGTTCGACCTGGAGATCTGGTTCGGCGAGCGGGTCGCGGTGCTGGGCAGCAACGGCTCTGGCAAGTCGCACTTCCTGCGGCTCCTTGCGGCCGGCGGGTCTCGCCCGGACGTCGAGCACGAACCAGTCGGTGACGTGATCCCGCCGCCGGTCGACCACACAGGCATGGCCAAGCTCGGCTCCCGCGTACGACCGGGTTGGTTCGCGCAGACGCATGAGCACCCGTCGTTGCTGGGCCGTACCTTGCTGGAGATCCTGCACCACGGTGACGGTCACCGGCGGGGGATGGGCCACGAGGGATCGGCCAAGGCGCTGGACCGCTACGGGCTCGCCAAGGCCGGCGACCAGGTCTTCGAGCAGCTGTCGGGAGGCCAGCAGGCGCGGTTCCAGATCCTGCTGCTCGAGCTGTCCCACGCGACGGTGCTGCTGCTGGACGAGCCGACCGACAACCTCGACCTGCACTCCGCCGAAGCCCTCGAGCAGGCCCTGTCGACGTTCGAGGGCACCGTCGTCGCGGTGACGCACGATCGGTGGTTTGCCCGGGGCTTTGATCGGTTCCTGGTGTTCGGCGCCGATGGTCAGGTCTACGAGTCCGACGAGCCGGTGTGGGACGAGACGCGGGTCCGTCGGAAGCGGTGA
- a CDS encoding DUF1003 domain-containing protein, which yields MAERARLDQPREVRRLFRPRPRRDPDPERFGRFAESTARFLGTARFIAWMTVFVVVWILWNVPYGPERDRWDAYPFIFLTLILSLQASYAAPLILLAQNRQEARDRVTQEQERDATAQANADMEFLAREVASLRLGLGEVATRDFIRGELRNLVSDLDERAESEGDKA from the coding sequence ATGGCTGAGCGCGCCCGGCTCGACCAGCCGCGGGAGGTACGCCGGCTGTTCCGCCCCCGCCCCCGCCGTGACCCCGATCCCGAACGGTTCGGCCGATTCGCCGAGTCCACGGCCCGATTCCTCGGCACGGCCCGGTTCATCGCCTGGATGACGGTCTTCGTCGTGGTCTGGATCCTGTGGAACGTGCCGTACGGGCCAGAGCGCGACCGCTGGGACGCCTATCCGTTCATCTTCCTCACGCTGATCCTCTCCCTCCAAGCGTCCTACGCCGCGCCGCTGATCCTGCTGGCACAGAACCGCCAGGAGGCCCGCGATCGGGTCACGCAGGAGCAGGAGCGCGATGCCACGGCGCAGGCCAATGCCGACATGGAGTTCCTCGCTCGTGAGGTTGCCAGTCTGCGGCTCGGCCTCGGCGAGGTCGCGACCCGCGACTTCATTCGCGGCGAGCTGCGCAATCTGGTGTCCGACCTTGACGAACGTGCCGAGTCCGAGGGCGACAAGGCCTGA
- a CDS encoding magnesium transporter MgtE N-terminal domain-containing protein → MSATPGRIFLSRIVGQAVFDPAGDQVGKLRDVVVAVRSAKHRPRVLGIVIEVLGRRRVFLPITRVTSLDSGQIITTGVLNVRKFVQRRTETLAIHELFDRTVELPDSSGGTVYDIAMEQDPRRDWYISAIAVQGGGKRFGRRGPHQVLEWDEVTGLTTEETGQGATHLLATMDEMRAADLANALRDLSPKRRMEVVTELDDERLADVLEELPEKYQVEILGVLDPDRASDVLSEMDPDDAADLLGELPPATAEQLLGRMEPDDAEDVRRLLTYEERTAGGMMTTEPVVLPPDATIADALARIRNPDLIPALASMVYICRPPLETPTGKFLGIVHFQALLREPPSTLVGAIVDKDIDWPRADASLEHVANLLAAYNMVALPVVDDNAHLLGAVTIDDVLDHLLPEGWREQDDQETEVVAHG, encoded by the coding sequence GTGAGCGCTACCCCCGGTCGTATCTTCCTGTCCCGCATCGTGGGCCAAGCGGTCTTCGATCCCGCGGGCGACCAGGTCGGCAAGCTGCGCGACGTCGTGGTCGCCGTGCGGTCCGCCAAGCACCGCCCACGGGTGCTCGGCATCGTCATCGAGGTGCTTGGACGCCGCCGGGTGTTCCTGCCGATCACCCGGGTCACGTCGCTGGACTCCGGACAGATCATCACGACGGGTGTGCTCAACGTGCGCAAGTTCGTGCAGCGGCGCACCGAGACGCTCGCGATCCACGAGCTGTTCGACCGCACGGTCGAGCTGCCCGACTCCTCCGGCGGCACGGTCTACGACATCGCGATGGAGCAGGACCCCCGTCGCGACTGGTACATCAGCGCGATCGCGGTGCAAGGTGGCGGCAAGCGCTTCGGCCGTCGCGGCCCGCACCAGGTCCTGGAGTGGGACGAGGTCACGGGCCTCACGACCGAGGAGACCGGTCAGGGCGCGACCCACCTGCTCGCCACGATGGATGAGATGCGGGCGGCCGACCTCGCCAACGCCCTGCGCGACCTGTCGCCCAAGCGACGCATGGAAGTCGTGACCGAGCTCGACGACGAGCGACTGGCCGACGTGCTCGAGGAGCTGCCGGAGAAGTACCAAGTCGAGATCCTCGGCGTGCTCGACCCCGATCGCGCCTCCGACGTGCTGTCGGAGATGGACCCCGACGACGCGGCGGACCTGCTCGGCGAGCTGCCGCCCGCGACCGCCGAGCAGCTGCTCGGCCGCATGGAGCCCGACGACGCCGAGGACGTGCGCCGCCTGCTCACGTACGAGGAGCGGACCGCCGGCGGCATGATGACGACGGAGCCTGTCGTGCTCCCCCCCGACGCGACGATCGCCGACGCGCTGGCACGCATCCGCAACCCAGACCTGATCCCCGCGCTGGCGTCGATGGTCTACATCTGCCGCCCGCCGCTGGAGACCCCGACCGGCAAGTTCCTCGGCATCGTGCACTTCCAGGCGCTGCTGCGCGAGCCGCCGTCGACGCTGGTCGGCGCGATCGTCGACAAGGACATCGACTGGCCGCGAGCAGATGCCTCCCTCGAGCACGTCGCCAACCTGCTCGCGGCGTACAACATGGTCGCGCTGCCGGTCGTCGACGACAACGCCCATCTACTGGGGGCGGTGACCATCGACGATGTTCTCGATCACCTGCTCCCTGAAGGCTGGCGAGAGCAGGACGACCAGGAGACGGAGGTGGTCGCCCATGGCTGA
- a CDS encoding FdhF/YdeP family oxidoreductase, with the protein MSDGTIDHHDQDLRVHDPKSAAAGVTGVRVSMQRAIGQMGLKNTAKTLLKLNQADGFDCMSCAWPDPDPENRHTAEFCENGAKAVAEEATKKRATPDFFARHSIAELDSHDEHWLGQQGRITHPMVKRPGATHYEPIEWDDALAIVADNLNGLDSPDEAVFYTSGRASNEAAFTYQLFARALGTNNMPDCSNMCHESTSIALAESIGIGKASVTMRDVYEADLILIAGQNPGTNHPRMLSALEIAKRRGAKIIAVNPLREAGLHNFRNPQVPRGIIGKGTEIADLHLPIRLNGDLALFQALGSLLVEWDALDHEFIDRHTTGFHEWAQHVAAVDWTTVEKATGLSRAQITEAAEMIRASDKTIYCWAMGLTQHRNAVATIKEVCNVAFARGDIGKPGAGLFPIRGHSNVQGDRTMGIWERVPDTFLDSLQAEFGFDPPREHGHDTVNSVRAMRDGKAHVFMGLGGNFVLAAPDTAVTAKALASTRLTVQVSTKLNRSHLVCGDTALILPTLGRTEKDVRGGKEQFISVEDSVCAVHASRGVLEPASPHLRSETAILCGIAEATLGDRHGIDWAAMRDDYDVARDHISRVVAGCEEYTAKVDRPGGFVLPHPPRDSRTFETRSGSAEFVCSPIDVLQVPEGHILLQTLRSHDQFNTTIYGFSDRYRGIEGGRRVVFMHPDDIAHLGFTAGDMVDLSTRWDDDDIDRVAPDFRIVPYDTPRGSAAAYYPETNPLVPLDSTATGSNCPTSKSIIISLTPARQDRTITGSYDSQASTGADEGHKARPQPTHLS; encoded by the coding sequence ATGAGCGACGGCACGATCGACCACCACGACCAGGACCTCCGGGTGCACGATCCGAAGAGCGCTGCGGCCGGCGTCACGGGAGTCCGTGTCTCGATGCAGCGCGCGATCGGCCAGATGGGCCTCAAGAACACGGCCAAGACCCTGCTCAAGCTCAATCAGGCCGACGGGTTCGACTGCATGAGCTGCGCCTGGCCGGACCCCGACCCCGAGAATCGGCACACGGCCGAGTTCTGCGAGAACGGCGCCAAGGCCGTTGCCGAGGAGGCGACCAAGAAGCGCGCCACCCCGGACTTCTTCGCCCGGCACAGCATTGCCGAGCTCGACAGCCACGACGAGCACTGGTTGGGCCAGCAGGGCCGGATCACGCACCCCATGGTCAAGCGGCCCGGCGCCACGCACTACGAGCCGATCGAGTGGGATGACGCGCTCGCGATCGTCGCCGACAACCTCAACGGACTCGACAGCCCCGACGAAGCGGTCTTCTACACCTCGGGGCGCGCCTCGAACGAGGCCGCATTCACGTACCAGTTGTTCGCCCGCGCGCTCGGCACCAACAACATGCCGGACTGCTCCAACATGTGTCACGAGTCGACCAGCATCGCACTGGCCGAGTCGATCGGCATCGGCAAGGCCAGCGTGACGATGCGGGACGTCTACGAGGCCGACCTGATCCTGATCGCGGGCCAGAACCCCGGCACCAACCACCCACGCATGCTGTCGGCGCTCGAGATCGCCAAGCGTCGCGGCGCCAAGATCATCGCGGTCAACCCACTTCGCGAGGCCGGGCTGCACAATTTCCGCAACCCCCAGGTCCCGCGCGGCATCATCGGCAAGGGCACCGAGATCGCCGACCTGCACCTGCCGATCCGACTCAATGGTGATCTCGCGCTGTTCCAGGCCCTGGGCTCGCTGTTGGTCGAGTGGGACGCCCTCGACCACGAGTTCATCGACCGCCACACGACCGGATTCCACGAGTGGGCCCAGCACGTCGCAGCAGTCGACTGGACGACCGTCGAGAAGGCGACCGGGTTGTCGCGCGCCCAGATCACGGAGGCGGCCGAGATGATCCGCGCCTCGGACAAGACCATCTACTGCTGGGCCATGGGCCTGACGCAGCACCGCAATGCCGTCGCCACGATCAAGGAGGTCTGCAACGTGGCCTTCGCCCGCGGTGACATCGGCAAGCCTGGCGCCGGCCTGTTCCCGATCCGCGGCCACTCCAACGTGCAGGGCGACCGGACGATGGGCATCTGGGAGCGGGTCCCCGACACATTCCTGGACTCCCTGCAGGCCGAGTTCGGCTTCGACCCGCCCCGCGAGCACGGCCACGACACCGTCAACAGTGTGCGAGCGATGCGCGACGGCAAGGCGCACGTCTTCATGGGGCTGGGCGGCAACTTCGTGCTGGCTGCACCCGACACCGCAGTCACCGCGAAGGCGCTGGCCAGCACCCGGCTGACGGTCCAGGTCTCGACCAAGCTCAACCGCTCGCACCTGGTGTGTGGAGATACTGCGCTGATCCTGCCGACCCTGGGGCGTACCGAGAAAGACGTCCGTGGGGGCAAGGAGCAGTTCATCTCGGTCGAGGACTCGGTGTGCGCCGTGCACGCTTCCCGCGGCGTGCTCGAGCCGGCCAGCCCGCACCTGCGGTCCGAGACCGCGATCCTGTGCGGCATCGCCGAGGCCACGCTGGGCGACCGGCACGGCATCGACTGGGCCGCGATGCGCGATGACTACGACGTCGCCCGCGACCACATCTCGCGGGTCGTGGCGGGCTGCGAGGAGTACACCGCCAAGGTAGACCGGCCCGGCGGCTTCGTGCTCCCCCACCCGCCGCGGGACTCAAGGACCTTCGAGACCCGGTCGGGCTCTGCAGAGTTCGTCTGCTCGCCGATCGATGTCCTGCAGGTGCCCGAGGGCCACATCCTCCTGCAGACTCTGCGCAGCCACGACCAGTTCAACACCACGATCTACGGGTTCAGCGACCGCTATCGCGGGATCGAGGGCGGCCGCCGGGTCGTGTTCATGCACCCCGACGACATCGCCCACCTCGGTTTCACCGCCGGCGACATGGTCGACCTGAGCACCCGGTGGGACGACGACGACATCGACCGGGTCGCACCGGACTTCCGGATCGTCCCGTACGACACCCCGCGCGGATCGGCCGCGGCCTACTACCCCGAGACCAACCCGCTCGTGCCGCTGGACTCGACCGCGACCGGCAGCAACTGCCCGACCTCCAAGTCGATCATCATCAGCCTGACGCCCGCGCGCCAGGACCGGACGATCACCGGGTCGTACGACAGCCAGGCCTCCACCGGAGCGGACGAGGGGCACAAGGCGCGTCCGCAACCGACACACCTGTCATGA
- a CDS encoding alpha/beta hydrolase fold domain-containing protein encodes MAPHLTLAAQPQFFHGASLQSRLLGFSLRHTVRPLLGAWSHLPFDIFPPNLVDHVARLLPVHEGTMWRTVDLADCRSEWLQAKGVADIHGGNEHAILYFHGGAFLTCGLNTHRRLVSRISYAAKQPVLNVGYRQMPHQPITESIADGVTAFGWLLGQGYAPQNITIAGDSAGGYLAFSVARAVMDKGWGQPAGVVAISPLLDFDPAGKQGHRNANRCHTFPLKAVAKLTDVALRMDTHHGVTAPRVDPVNMPLADMPPAMIHIGSHEVLMADAELMANRLVSAGVACDLQVWDRQVHVFQAAASWLPEARIAIGEIGAFVQGLMDRESTGTTTVAEPARRTHTAEASAVR; translated from the coding sequence ATGGCACCGCACCTGACTCTCGCAGCACAACCTCAGTTCTTCCACGGCGCGAGTCTGCAGTCACGTCTCCTCGGCTTCAGCCTGCGTCACACGGTGCGGCCACTGCTCGGAGCGTGGTCACACCTGCCGTTCGACATCTTCCCGCCCAATCTCGTCGACCACGTCGCCCGCCTCCTCCCGGTCCACGAGGGCACGATGTGGCGCACCGTCGACCTGGCCGACTGCCGCAGCGAGTGGCTGCAGGCCAAGGGCGTCGCCGACATCCACGGCGGCAACGAGCACGCGATCCTGTACTTCCACGGCGGCGCGTTCCTGACCTGCGGGCTCAACACGCACCGCCGCCTGGTCTCCCGTATCTCGTACGCAGCCAAGCAGCCTGTGCTCAACGTCGGCTACCGACAGATGCCGCACCAGCCGATCACCGAGTCGATCGCCGACGGCGTCACAGCCTTCGGCTGGCTGCTCGGCCAGGGCTACGCGCCGCAGAACATCACGATCGCCGGGGACTCGGCCGGCGGCTACCTCGCCTTCAGCGTCGCCCGCGCCGTCATGGACAAGGGCTGGGGACAGCCCGCGGGTGTCGTCGCGATCTCCCCGCTGCTGGACTTCGATCCGGCCGGCAAGCAGGGACACCGCAACGCCAACCGCTGCCACACGTTCCCGCTGAAGGCCGTCGCCAAGCTGACTGACGTGGCCCTGCGGATGGACACCCACCACGGCGTCACCGCACCCCGCGTCGATCCGGTCAACATGCCGCTGGCCGACATGCCACCGGCGATGATCCACATCGGGTCGCATGAGGTCCTGATGGCTGATGCCGAGCTCATGGCCAACCGATTGGTCTCGGCAGGTGTCGCCTGCGACCTTCAGGTCTGGGACCGTCAAGTGCACGTCTTCCAGGCGGCCGCGTCGTGGCTGCCCGAGGCGCGCATCGCGATCGGCGAGATCGGCGCCTTCGTCCAGGGACTCATGGACCGGGAGTCGACCGGCACGACGACAGTCGCTGAGCCCGCTCGGCGAACCCACACCGCGGAAGCCTCGGCCGTACGCTGA